The following proteins come from a genomic window of Rhizobium sp. 007:
- a CDS encoding response regulator transcription factor → MTPRIAILSMDADYYLMLSHVLLAAGYSTVLADGSEAALALIAEKKIEVLLIDCQPASSILSDLSDRLKASGHSTDVLVVALVAEGVPYIDILKAEVDESFIRPMKPEWLLSYLHGRLKGGTNDAAGRSATSGPDDLRLDAGARRALANDKPVGLSPIEFRILSTLMSIPGRVFGRPELIEAVWPKANFVDPRTVDVHVARLRRSLHDALGREVIRTVRGEGYAVEMKE, encoded by the coding sequence ATGACACCCCGTATCGCAATCCTATCAATGGATGCGGACTACTACCTGATGCTGTCCCACGTTCTCTTGGCCGCAGGCTATTCAACAGTTCTGGCCGATGGATCCGAGGCAGCACTGGCATTGATCGCCGAGAAAAAGATCGAAGTGCTGCTGATCGACTGCCAGCCGGCGTCCTCCATCCTTTCAGATCTTTCCGACCGGCTGAAGGCATCAGGCCATTCAACAGACGTGCTGGTCGTCGCGCTCGTTGCCGAAGGAGTTCCCTATATCGACATTCTCAAGGCTGAGGTCGATGAGAGTTTCATCCGCCCGATGAAGCCCGAATGGCTGCTGTCTTACCTTCATGGCCGTCTTAAAGGAGGCACCAATGACGCTGCCGGTCGCTCCGCCACTTCCGGTCCAGACGATCTCCGGCTCGATGCCGGCGCAAGACGCGCGCTTGCAAACGACAAGCCGGTAGGCCTCAGCCCGATCGAATTCCGGATACTCAGCACTTTGATGAGCATACCCGGGCGGGTGTTTGGCCGGCCCGAATTGATCGAGGCAGTCTGGCCAAAGGCGAATTTCGTGGACCCACGAACCGTCGACGTGCATGTGGCGAGATTGCGCCGCTCCTTGCACGATGCTCTCGGGCGCGAGGTCATCCGGACCGTTCGCGGCGAGGGATATGCTGTCGAAATGAAGGAATGA
- a CDS encoding aminotransferase class I/II-fold pyridoxal phosphate-dependent enzyme produces the protein MQNEQQHNAPMPTRHRNTASLIHTSAPHFTAAHSKGLMALYARPLAGRKAEIRSANGKTRIVTDFVRCSYLGLDNHPMIAAGAMAAVLDYGTLHWSCARTRLNFAALGTLEEALSDLFGARVITYTTVLAANMSALPLIASGALTEGVKPVMVFDRLAHATLAFNKPVVAEETDVRTIAHNDLAALEEICEAHPCVAYICDGVYSMGGNAPIAKLLELQRRYGLFLYIDDAHGVSIFGEKGAGFARSQMPGGLGDRTIVAASLGKGFGASGGILMLGTAPQEEIFRRFAIAHAFSASINVAAIGAAMASQSLHRTDELRHRQQRLAANIALFDELVPTAQSGSTLPIRTVLIGDELAAINAARRVLVAGSYVSAIFFPTVASGRAGLRVCPTADHTVDEIRALALATDKALER, from the coding sequence ATGCAGAACGAACAACAGCACAATGCGCCGATGCCTACGCGGCATCGCAACACCGCAAGTCTCATCCATACCTCGGCGCCGCATTTTACCGCGGCACATTCGAAGGGCCTTATGGCGCTCTATGCGAGGCCGCTCGCAGGGCGAAAGGCCGAGATACGATCGGCAAATGGCAAGACGAGAATTGTGACCGATTTCGTGCGGTGTTCCTATCTTGGGCTCGACAATCATCCGATGATCGCGGCCGGTGCGATGGCAGCAGTCCTGGACTACGGGACCCTTCACTGGTCCTGCGCGCGAACGCGCCTGAATTTTGCCGCTCTCGGCACCCTCGAGGAAGCCCTATCGGATCTCTTCGGTGCGCGTGTCATTACATACACGACGGTGCTTGCCGCCAACATGAGTGCATTGCCACTGATCGCCTCGGGCGCGCTGACAGAGGGTGTCAAGCCCGTCATGGTCTTCGATCGTTTGGCCCATGCAACGCTCGCCTTCAACAAGCCGGTCGTCGCCGAAGAGACAGATGTCCGCACGATCGCTCATAACGACCTTGCCGCGCTCGAAGAGATCTGCGAGGCACACCCATGCGTCGCCTATATCTGCGACGGCGTCTATTCGATGGGTGGCAATGCGCCCATCGCCAAGCTTCTGGAGCTCCAGCGGCGCTATGGATTATTCCTTTATATCGACGACGCCCATGGCGTTTCGATCTTCGGAGAGAAGGGCGCGGGTTTTGCCCGTTCGCAGATGCCAGGTGGCCTTGGCGACCGGACGATCGTTGCAGCCTCTCTCGGCAAGGGCTTCGGTGCTTCCGGCGGCATCCTGATGCTCGGCACGGCGCCACAGGAGGAGATCTTTCGGCGTTTCGCCATTGCCCATGCCTTTTCCGCTTCGATCAATGTTGCCGCAATCGGGGCTGCCATGGCGTCTCAAAGCCTCCATCGCACGGATGAGCTCAGGCATCGGCAGCAGAGGCTTGCGGCAAACATCGCACTCTTCGACGAATTGGTGCCGACCGCCCAGTCCGGATCGACACTCCCGATCCGAACCGTTCTCATCGGCGATGAATTGGCAGCGATCAACGCCGCAAGACGTGTTCTGGTCGCCGGCAGCTATGTGTCGGCCATCTTCTTTCCGACAGTTGCTTCCGGGCGGGCCGGCCTGCGCGTCTGCCCGACCGCCGATCATACTGTCGATGAGATCAGGGCGCTTGCCCTGGCAACCGACAAGGCACTGGAGCGGTAG
- a CDS encoding extracellular solute-binding protein, translating into MTFIAACMAALQFAVVSPALAEERVVVATTGGSYDAALRKFWFDPFTASTGIKVVSVAATNAEMRAKATAMVKTGNVTWDLYPDGEIQADSDNHKATSEDLAVFCEAFKDRPDLVEDACIGAGARLFSTATLMAYKSDAFPDGAPTTWADMWDTKRFPGGRAFPNFDDPWRVMAAALLADGVARERLFPLDIDRALAKLETIRGDISVWWKTGDQSVQGFRNGDYSIGQIWLTRANALKAEGRAIGWSNQASFLVGDRLTVIKGAPNKENALMLIAFWLNSPDAQARVCEELLCTPPSSKAIAAMSPAARAALPSEEDIRDHIVIPDATWINTNAALLLERWNAWIR; encoded by the coding sequence ATGACATTTATCGCAGCCTGCATGGCTGCCCTGCAGTTCGCTGTGGTTTCGCCGGCACTTGCTGAGGAGCGCGTTGTAGTGGCAACGACGGGTGGCTCTTATGACGCTGCCCTGAGGAAGTTCTGGTTCGATCCGTTCACCGCGAGCACCGGGATCAAGGTCGTTTCGGTGGCTGCGACCAATGCCGAGATGCGCGCCAAGGCAACGGCCATGGTCAAAACCGGCAATGTGACCTGGGATCTTTATCCCGACGGGGAAATCCAGGCGGATTCCGACAATCACAAGGCGACATCGGAAGACCTCGCTGTGTTCTGCGAGGCGTTCAAGGACCGGCCGGACCTCGTTGAGGACGCCTGCATCGGTGCCGGCGCCAGGCTGTTTTCGACGGCAACGTTGATGGCCTATAAATCCGACGCGTTCCCCGATGGAGCACCGACGACATGGGCGGACATGTGGGACACGAAACGCTTTCCGGGCGGGCGGGCTTTTCCGAATTTCGACGATCCCTGGCGCGTTATGGCGGCTGCCCTGCTTGCCGACGGTGTCGCGCGGGAGAGGCTCTTCCCGCTCGATATCGATCGGGCGCTCGCCAAGCTTGAAACCATTCGCGGCGACATCTCCGTCTGGTGGAAGACCGGCGACCAAAGTGTGCAGGGCTTCCGCAACGGCGACTACAGCATCGGCCAGATCTGGCTGACGCGAGCCAATGCGTTGAAGGCCGAGGGGCGCGCCATCGGCTGGTCCAATCAAGCGTCCTTCCTGGTCGGCGATCGTCTGACCGTCATCAAGGGAGCGCCAAATAAGGAAAATGCCCTGATGCTGATCGCCTTCTGGCTGAACAGTCCGGACGCGCAGGCGCGCGTCTGCGAGGAGCTACTGTGCACGCCGCCAAGCAGCAAGGCGATCGCGGCGATGTCGCCGGCGGCCCGTGCAGCGCTTCCGAGCGAGGAAGACATCCGGGATCATATCGTCATCCCGGATGCCACGTGGATCAACACCAATGCCGCCTTGCTGCTGGAGCGCTGGAACGCCTGGATACGCTGA
- a CDS encoding ABC transporter permease → MTIVRLAGGVGIGAVLFFLLMPTLLIVPMSLNGTAYIELPPRGLTLRWYLDYLADPDWQAATVFSLKIALSTAVAATATGTLASLAIVRGSLPGRNALKALAMAPMIVPHVVFGVALYLAFSPIGLTGNFSGFLIAHCVLSIPYVVITVSAALERFDPALERAALSCGASRTRAFFSVVLPNIAPAVAVAAVFAFLASFDEATVAFFISDTGGKTISRKMFEDIDFNLTPVIAAVSTLVVAISLLLMGSVELLKGRREE, encoded by the coding sequence ATGACGATCGTTCGGCTCGCGGGCGGTGTCGGAATCGGCGCCGTGCTGTTCTTCCTGCTGATGCCCACGCTTCTCATCGTTCCAATGTCGCTCAACGGAACGGCCTATATCGAGTTGCCGCCCCGCGGGCTGACGCTGCGTTGGTACCTCGATTATCTGGCCGATCCGGACTGGCAGGCAGCAACCGTCTTCAGTCTGAAGATTGCGCTTTCGACCGCTGTCGCAGCGACTGCGACAGGCACGCTGGCGTCGCTTGCGATCGTGCGCGGGAGCCTGCCCGGCCGGAACGCTCTGAAGGCGTTGGCGATGGCTCCGATGATCGTTCCGCATGTCGTCTTCGGCGTCGCGCTTTATCTCGCCTTCTCGCCGATCGGGCTTACCGGCAACTTCAGCGGCTTTCTGATTGCCCATTGCGTCCTGTCGATCCCCTATGTGGTGATTACCGTCAGCGCAGCACTCGAGCGTTTCGATCCGGCGCTCGAGCGTGCGGCGCTCAGCTGCGGCGCTTCGCGAACACGGGCATTTTTCAGCGTGGTCCTGCCGAACATCGCGCCTGCCGTGGCAGTGGCCGCCGTCTTCGCCTTCCTCGCCTCCTTCGACGAGGCGACGGTCGCGTTCTTCATCTCGGATACAGGAGGCAAGACGATCAGCCGGAAGATGTTCGAAGACATCGATTTCAACCTGACGCCCGTCATCGCCGCGGTCTCGACCCTCGTGGTCGCAATCTCGCTTTTGTTGATGGGCTCGGTCGAACTCCTGAAGGGCCGCCGGGAGGAGTAG
- a CDS encoding ABC transporter permease → MPLTVLFSIGFLYPIARLVIMSFGDAAADLEQYRRIFATPLYLGVLSRTISTAAIVTLLSLMFGYPVALAMSKARGRLALVIAAAVLVPLWTSVLVRSYAWIVLLQRSGLVNAFLVESGFIAAPLKLLYTDGAVILAMTHVLMPFMILPIANALRSISPDYALAARSLGAGPLATFLRVVLPLSLPGVFAGCVMCFILAIGFYITPALVGGPEAMTMATLIAQQTTVVLDWPFAAALSSVLLLVTLLFVLVFRRALSISKGINSVA, encoded by the coding sequence ATGCCGTTGACGGTCCTGTTTTCGATCGGCTTCCTCTATCCGATTGCGCGACTCGTGATCATGAGCTTCGGCGACGCCGCAGCGGATCTCGAGCAATACCGGCGCATCTTTGCGACACCGCTTTACCTCGGCGTCTTGTCGCGCACGATCTCGACTGCCGCTATCGTCACGCTGCTCAGCCTGATGTTCGGCTATCCAGTCGCTCTGGCGATGTCCAAAGCGCGGGGCCGCCTGGCGCTCGTCATTGCCGCGGCGGTCCTCGTTCCATTGTGGACCTCGGTGCTCGTGCGCTCCTACGCCTGGATCGTGCTCTTGCAGCGCAGCGGCCTCGTCAACGCCTTTCTGGTCGAGAGCGGTTTCATCGCCGCGCCGCTGAAATTGCTTTATACCGACGGCGCGGTCATCCTGGCCATGACGCATGTGCTGATGCCGTTCATGATCCTGCCCATCGCCAATGCGTTGCGCTCGATCTCCCCTGACTATGCGCTCGCGGCCCGCAGCCTTGGCGCAGGTCCGCTTGCGACCTTCCTGCGCGTCGTCCTGCCGCTCTCGCTACCCGGCGTGTTTGCCGGCTGCGTCATGTGTTTCATCCTGGCGATCGGCTTTTACATCACTCCAGCACTCGTCGGTGGACCGGAAGCCATGACCATGGCGACCCTCATTGCCCAGCAGACGACGGTCGTTCTCGACTGGCCGTTTGCAGCAGCTCTTTCGAGCGTCCTGCTCCTGGTAACGCTGCTCTTCGTCCTCGTGTTCCGCCGCGCACTTTCGATCAGCAAAGGAATAAACAGTGTCGCCTGA